A window of Sandaracinaceae bacterium contains these coding sequences:
- a CDS encoding deaminase: protein MKDKHIRIRVAQCLALANASNCPRRKFGALLLDPERNVILMDGYNGGPRGGGELCGGEVCLRDTMGVESGTRMEIGCHHAEMNVVCNAAANGVRCRGAWLIVTGEPCMMCAKMLHHAGITRVLIVEGGYMGANGVDYLRDHGVEVVAVEGPRDPRLATVTGEAVPGEPQEGAAS, encoded by the coding sequence GTGAAGGACAAGCACATCCGCATCCGCGTGGCGCAGTGCCTGGCGCTCGCGAACGCGTCGAACTGCCCGCGGCGGAAGTTCGGCGCGCTGCTGCTCGACCCGGAGCGCAACGTCATCCTGATGGACGGCTACAACGGCGGGCCGCGCGGGGGTGGAGAGCTCTGCGGCGGCGAGGTCTGCCTGCGCGACACGATGGGGGTCGAGAGCGGGACCCGCATGGAGATCGGCTGTCACCACGCGGAGATGAACGTGGTTTGCAATGCCGCGGCGAACGGCGTGCGCTGCCGCGGCGCGTGGCTCATCGTCACCGGGGAGCCCTGCATGATGTGCGCGAAGATGCTGCACCACGCCGGGATCACCCGCGTGCTCATCGTGGAGGGCGGATACATGGGCGCCAACGGCGTGGACTACCTCCGCGACCACGGCGTCGAGGTGGTCGCGGTCGAGGGTCCGCGAGACCCGCGGCTGGCCACCGTCACTGGAGAAGCGGTGCCGGGCGAGCCGCAAGAAGGAGCCGCGTCGTGA
- a CDS encoding histidine phosphatase family protein, with the protein MKVLLMRHGEAVDPSTAPDPQRWLTARGRATSVQVAEALGERGLAPTHLFTSPLVRAVQTAELVAQTSGHPGPVRVEAHLVPGGTTAHAVAPLDALPGDAVVWLVTHEPTVRVLAAHLSGLASFPGFRTSGVAVIRRDAQGKGALEGRFDPSGMLWRDAADLHF; encoded by the coding sequence GTGAAGGTCCTGTTGATGCGACACGGGGAGGCGGTCGACCCGTCGACCGCGCCCGATCCGCAGCGCTGGCTGACCGCCCGCGGGCGCGCCACGAGCGTGCAGGTGGCGGAGGCGCTGGGGGAGCGTGGGCTCGCGCCCACCCACCTGTTCACCAGCCCGCTCGTGCGCGCGGTGCAGACGGCGGAGCTGGTCGCGCAGACGAGCGGTCATCCGGGGCCCGTCCGGGTCGAGGCGCACCTCGTCCCCGGGGGCACGACCGCGCACGCCGTGGCGCCGCTCGACGCGCTCCCCGGTGACGCGGTGGTCTGGCTGGTCACCCACGAGCCGACGGTCCGCGTGCTCGCGGCGCACCTGAGCGGGCTCGCGTCCTTCCCTGGCTTTCGCACGAGCGGGGTCGCCGTCATCCGGCGCGACGCGCAGGGCAAGGGCGCGCTCGAGGGTCGCTTCGATCCGAGCGGCATGCTCTGGCGGGACGCCGCCGATCTGCACTTCTGA
- a CDS encoding ATP-binding protein codes for MKPKSPEEARLRTILNSMVEAVFVTDEKGRVTLTNEALDDLIAKDVRGRRAKNVIKSKELRVAIRRARKKDKATDVELETEIGDRQHTFFAQVAPLPQGVGVVTVLHDVTRLKDADRIRRDFVANASHELRTPLTAIRGFAETLLHGAADDPAARDRFLNAILRHTMRLQRLAEDLTLLAKSESPQHDFVDAPTDVRAVCRESIASLDTFAKKKKIAVRLDAPAEPVLVVTSARALDGALINLIENAIKYSPEDSEVRVAVSRDEDTVTIAISDDGPGIPAKYHERIFERFYRVDKGRSRDEGGTGLGLSITRHLVNRMDGTLELESAPGEGTTFRVVLPLDVPGEDD; via the coding sequence GTGAAGCCGAAGAGCCCCGAGGAAGCGCGCCTCCGGACCATCCTCAACTCGATGGTGGAGGCCGTGTTCGTCACCGACGAGAAGGGCCGGGTCACGCTCACCAACGAGGCCCTCGACGATCTGATCGCCAAGGACGTCCGGGGCCGGCGCGCGAAGAACGTGATCAAGAGCAAGGAGCTCCGGGTCGCGATCCGACGCGCGCGCAAGAAGGACAAGGCGACCGACGTCGAGCTCGAGACGGAGATCGGTGACCGGCAACACACCTTCTTCGCGCAGGTCGCCCCGCTGCCTCAGGGCGTCGGCGTGGTCACCGTGCTGCACGACGTCACGCGCCTGAAGGACGCGGACCGCATCCGGCGGGACTTCGTGGCGAACGCGAGCCACGAGCTCCGCACGCCGCTGACCGCGATCCGCGGCTTCGCCGAGACCCTGCTTCACGGCGCGGCCGACGATCCCGCCGCCCGCGACCGCTTCCTCAACGCGATCCTGCGCCACACGATGCGGCTCCAGCGCCTCGCTGAGGACCTGACCTTGCTCGCCAAGAGCGAGTCGCCCCAGCACGACTTCGTCGACGCCCCGACCGACGTCCGCGCGGTCTGCCGCGAGAGCATCGCCAGCCTCGACACCTTCGCGAAGAAGAAGAAGATCGCCGTGCGCCTCGACGCCCCGGCCGAGCCGGTGCTCGTCGTCACCAGCGCGCGCGCCCTGGACGGCGCGCTCATCAACCTGATCGAGAACGCGATCAAGTACTCGCCGGAGGACAGCGAGGTGCGGGTGGCCGTCTCCCGGGACGAGGACACGGTCACCATCGCCATCTCGGACGACGGCCCGGGGATCCCGGCGAAGTACCACGAGCGGATCTTCGAGCGCTTCTACCGGGTGGACAAAGGTCGGTCGCGCGACGAGGGCGGCACCGGGCTCGGGCTCTCGATCACGCGGCACCTCGTCAACCGGATGGACGGCACGCTCGAGCTCGAGAGCGCGCCCGGGGAGGGCACGACCTTCCGCGTGGTCCTCCCGCTCGACGTCCCCGGCGAAGACGACTGA
- a CDS encoding response regulator — protein MGPVRVLLVDDDPLLLRTGERLLRRFLGAEVVTSSNGRQALDRIERGERFHLVITDLEMPEMDGFELLDRLAVVAPELLVGVWSGCDRAELAAGRAVDFIVRKTHPNGDLIDAVRALPCLGGDREHDLRSSGVVCRPATIADRAEKKRGAS, from the coding sequence ATGGGACCGGTTCGAGTGCTCTTGGTCGATGACGACCCTCTGCTCCTCCGCACGGGCGAGCGCTTGCTTCGTCGCTTTCTCGGCGCGGAGGTCGTCACCTCGAGCAACGGCCGGCAGGCGCTGGACCGGATCGAGCGCGGCGAGCGCTTTCATCTGGTCATCACGGATCTCGAGATGCCCGAGATGGACGGCTTCGAGCTGCTCGACCGGCTCGCGGTCGTGGCGCCGGAGCTCCTCGTCGGCGTGTGGTCGGGCTGCGACCGCGCGGAGCTCGCGGCCGGTCGCGCCGTGGACTTCATCGTGCGCAAGACGCACCCCAACGGCGACCTCATCGACGCGGTGCGGGCGCTGCCGTGTCTCGGTGGCGATCGGGAGCACGACCTCCGCAGCTCGGGCGTCGTGTGTCGCCCGGCGACGATCGCAGACCGGGCCGAGAAGAAGCGGGGCGCGTCGTGA
- a CDS encoding TerB family tellurite resistance protein encodes MSPAQRAMSTWVGALARGGVVDDEDARAGEAVAAYVVGEAGLEALRAWFAGASADEVIRERRAAVEVCIWMAHADRDIHPEERHLLRQLVAFSGLPADSQDALVEAVHEPPSREGLAQRLTQPVLRELMLALSWELALADGRVDDAEASLYRALAAELSVSEARAAEIRDAVGERIG; translated from the coding sequence GTGAGCCCGGCCCAGCGCGCCATGTCCACCTGGGTCGGAGCGCTCGCCCGCGGCGGCGTGGTGGACGACGAGGACGCCCGCGCCGGAGAGGCGGTCGCCGCCTACGTCGTCGGTGAGGCCGGGCTCGAGGCGCTGCGCGCGTGGTTCGCCGGGGCGTCCGCCGACGAGGTGATCCGCGAGCGGCGCGCGGCGGTGGAGGTGTGCATCTGGATGGCTCACGCCGACCGGGACATCCACCCCGAGGAGCGCCACCTGCTCCGCCAGCTCGTCGCCTTCAGCGGGCTGCCGGCCGACAGCCAGGATGCCCTGGTGGAGGCGGTGCACGAGCCACCGAGCCGCGAAGGTCTCGCCCAGCGGCTGACCCAGCCAGTGCTGCGAGAGCTCATGCTCGCGCTCAGCTGGGAGCTCGCCCTGGCGGACGGACGGGTCGACGACGCGGAGGCTTCGCTCTATCGCGCGCTGGCCGCGGAGCTGAGCGTGAGCGAGGCGCGGGCGGCCGAGATCCGCGACGCGGTGGGCGAGCGCATCGGCTGA
- a CDS encoding VWA domain-containing protein, producing the protein MLLTACGAKTGLDAPDAQIDAGRDAGVDAGMDAGPPPRPCIEAPVDAGTVRASFDLPASLAVVDLMFLIDSTGSMTDEIDAVRAGLRGRVVPGVRAAIPDAAFGVALFGEFPVVPHGPRGVSPYELRSPITLDVLRVEAALDRTPVWGNFDDPEAAIEGLFQVMTGAGYGGPETPGFIPPSSGCPGGGTGGACFRSDALPIVLLITDAPMHNGPPDTPPLAPYMLTPPAHGYEETVDLVRRLDALVVAVGASDPGRPAPHDHLRQLARDTGSVDASGEPLWFDIGGRGDRLGDEIVRAVQFVASEVPLDVDAAAEDLPGDLVDANDVLRGVRAVAADPPENIERIDDDTFIGVIPGTTLTFEVLVDASELPASSERRVFPARVVFRASGRSRLDVREIDIVVPGADGAGCPPES; encoded by the coding sequence GTGCTGCTCACTGCGTGCGGCGCGAAGACCGGCCTCGACGCCCCCGACGCGCAGATCGACGCGGGGCGAGACGCCGGCGTGGACGCGGGGATGGACGCGGGCCCGCCGCCCCGGCCGTGCATCGAGGCGCCCGTCGACGCGGGCACCGTGCGCGCCTCGTTCGACCTGCCGGCCTCCCTCGCGGTGGTCGACCTGATGTTCCTGATCGACTCCACGGGGAGCATGACCGACGAGATCGACGCGGTGCGCGCGGGTCTGCGGGGGCGCGTCGTCCCCGGCGTGCGCGCCGCGATCCCGGACGCGGCGTTCGGCGTGGCCCTCTTCGGTGAGTTCCCGGTCGTCCCGCACGGCCCGCGCGGCGTGTCCCCCTACGAGCTGCGCTCGCCGATCACGCTCGACGTCCTGCGGGTCGAGGCGGCGCTCGACCGCACGCCCGTGTGGGGCAACTTCGACGACCCCGAGGCCGCCATCGAGGGGCTCTTCCAGGTCATGACCGGGGCGGGCTACGGCGGGCCCGAGACGCCCGGCTTCATCCCGCCTTCGTCCGGGTGTCCGGGGGGCGGCACGGGCGGCGCGTGCTTCCGCAGCGACGCGCTGCCGATCGTGCTGCTCATCACCGACGCGCCGATGCACAACGGCCCGCCCGACACGCCGCCGCTCGCGCCCTACATGCTCACCCCGCCCGCGCACGGCTACGAGGAGACCGTCGATCTGGTGCGCCGCCTCGACGCCCTCGTGGTCGCGGTCGGGGCGAGCGATCCCGGTCGGCCGGCGCCGCACGATCACCTGCGGCAGCTGGCGCGTGACACCGGCTCGGTGGACGCGAGCGGGGAGCCGCTCTGGTTCGACATCGGCGGCCGGGGCGATCGGCTGGGCGACGAGATCGTGCGAGCGGTCCAGTTCGTCGCCTCCGAGGTGCCGCTCGACGTGGACGCCGCGGCCGAGGACCTGCCCGGCGACCTGGTCGACGCCAACGACGTGCTCCGCGGCGTGCGCGCCGTGGCGGCGGACCCACCCGAGAACATCGAGCGGATCGACGACGACACGTTCATCGGCGTGATCCCCGGCACCACGCTGACCTTCGAGGTGCTCGTCGACGCGAGCGAGCTGCCGGCCTCGTCCGAGCGCCGGGTCTTCCCCGCCCGCGTGGTCTTCCGCGCCTCGGGCCGCAGCCGGCTCGACGTCCGCGAGATCGACATCGTCGTCCCCGGCGCCGACGGGGCCGGCTGTCCGCCCGAGTCATGA
- a CDS encoding AgmX/PglI C-terminal domain-containing protein codes for MVYCQQCGAGNADDARFCNQCGQSIAAPGEEGGPLPTEPAAQTVAGHADAPASAPGREPSQKKSGGGEPNVWEMSEQPPSDGFDPTTMSLSAIGVRSRGKAWGVLLLVVSLLVGAGALGMWLIMGAEEEPASTVAEAEVPEPGEVTPEEIEVGEPVPEGDELPDVDYVPGTPRPSTRSVSRSGRSTSRRGGASARSGSTRGSGGGSTGGSGGGSTGGSGGGSTGGSTGGSTGGSTGGSTGGSTGGSTGGSGGGSTGGSTSGSGGGSGGGSTGGSGGSGDRDWESMEEPADPVDFEMQMYSGRVRSVIREYYIRRASSCFEHASRNEQSVRGTVLIGFEIQADGNTRNASVDRNTTGIDSLGGCLARQVGSWRLPPPPEGRAPLAMQMPFSR; via the coding sequence ATGGTCTATTGCCAGCAGTGCGGAGCCGGCAACGCGGATGACGCGCGCTTCTGCAATCAGTGTGGACAGTCGATCGCGGCGCCCGGCGAAGAGGGCGGCCCGCTTCCGACCGAGCCGGCGGCGCAGACCGTCGCGGGGCACGCGGACGCCCCGGCGAGCGCACCGGGCCGCGAGCCCAGCCAGAAGAAGAGCGGCGGCGGCGAGCCCAACGTCTGGGAGATGTCCGAACAGCCTCCGTCGGACGGCTTCGATCCGACCACGATGAGCCTGTCGGCCATCGGCGTGCGCTCGCGCGGCAAGGCGTGGGGCGTGTTGCTCCTGGTCGTCTCCCTGCTCGTGGGCGCGGGCGCGCTCGGCATGTGGCTGATCATGGGGGCCGAGGAGGAGCCCGCCTCGACGGTGGCCGAGGCCGAGGTGCCCGAGCCCGGCGAGGTGACGCCGGAGGAGATCGAGGTCGGCGAGCCCGTCCCGGAGGGCGACGAGCTCCCGGACGTCGACTACGTGCCCGGTACGCCGCGGCCCTCGACGCGCTCGGTCAGCCGCTCGGGCAGGAGCACGTCCCGACGGGGCGGCGCGAGCGCTCGCTCTGGATCGACGCGCGGCTCGGGCGGCGGGTCCACCGGCGGCTCGGGCGGCGGCTCGACGGGTGGCTCGGGCGGCGGCTCGACTGGCGGCTCGACCGGTGGCTCGACCGGCGGCTCCACGGGCGGCTCCACTGGCGGCTCGACCGGCGGCTCGACTGGCGGCTCGGGCGGCGGCTCGACCGGCGGCTCGACCAGTGGCTCGGGCGGCGGCTCGGGCGGCGGCTCGACTGGCGGCTCGGGCGGCAGCGGCGACCGGGACTGGGAGTCGATGGAGGAGCCCGCGGATCCCGTCGACTTCGAGATGCAGATGTACTCCGGGCGCGTGCGGAGCGTGATCCGGGAGTACTACATCCGGCGCGCCTCGAGCTGCTTCGAGCACGCGAGCCGCAACGAGCAGTCGGTGCGCGGCACCGTCCTGATCGGGTTCGAGATCCAGGCCGACGGAAACACGCGGAACGCGTCCGTCGACCGCAACACCACCGGCATCGACAGCCTCGGCGGCTGTCTCGCGCGTCAGGTCGGAAGCTGGCGCCTCCCCCCGCCGCCGGAGGGTCGCGCTCCCCTGGCGATGCAGATGCCGTTCTCGCGCTGA
- a CDS encoding serine/threonine-protein kinase, with protein MAERRSLRGSILEGRYELGGALGIGGTSVVFEARRLEDDAPVVVKVLRDTFAFNVELIQRLRREIEVARRVAHPGIVPVLDEGMLDDGSPFVVLQRLEGECVARLLRRTGPIAPKHVAAITIRAAAILHAAHSQGYVHRDIKPEHVVLARTADGRLDVRILDFGVCASAHAPVEERESERGRVYGTPAYVSPEQACGNPDVDGRADVFALGTFMFEALTGRAPFIGSNVANLLRRIIREDAPRVGLLLPDLDLRYDTVVARAMARRVDERFPSARSLARALLPLAGDRRETEAEIAHLVRHRSERQDLVATVPDYAVDAA; from the coding sequence GTGGCAGAGAGGCGGTCGCTCCGAGGCTCGATCCTCGAGGGTCGCTATGAGCTCGGGGGGGCGCTGGGGATCGGGGGAACCAGCGTTGTGTTCGAAGCGCGCCGTCTGGAAGACGACGCGCCGGTCGTGGTGAAGGTCCTGCGGGACACCTTCGCCTTCAACGTCGAGCTGATCCAGCGGCTCCGGCGTGAGATCGAGGTCGCGCGCCGCGTCGCGCACCCCGGGATCGTGCCCGTGCTCGACGAGGGCATGCTCGACGACGGCTCGCCCTTCGTCGTGCTGCAGCGACTCGAAGGGGAGTGCGTGGCGCGGCTGCTGCGCCGGACCGGGCCCATCGCGCCGAAGCACGTCGCGGCCATCACCATCCGCGCCGCCGCCATCCTCCACGCGGCGCATTCGCAGGGCTACGTGCATCGCGACATCAAGCCCGAGCACGTGGTGCTCGCGCGCACCGCCGACGGACGGCTCGACGTGCGCATCCTGGACTTCGGGGTCTGCGCGTCGGCGCACGCGCCGGTGGAGGAGCGCGAGTCCGAGCGCGGCCGGGTCTACGGGACCCCCGCGTACGTCTCGCCGGAGCAGGCGTGCGGCAACCCCGACGTGGACGGGCGGGCCGACGTGTTCGCCCTCGGGACCTTCATGTTCGAGGCGCTGACGGGGCGCGCGCCCTTCATCGGGTCGAACGTCGCCAACCTGCTCCGCCGCATCATCCGCGAGGACGCGCCGCGGGTCGGCCTGCTCTTGCCGGATCTCGATCTGCGCTACGACACCGTCGTGGCCCGCGCCATGGCGCGCCGCGTCGATGAGCGCTTCCCGTCTGCGCGCTCGCTCGCGCGCGCCCTCCTGCCGCTCGCGGGAGATCGCCGCGAGACCGAGGCGGAGATCGCCCACCTCGTGCGCCACCGCAGCGAGCGTCAGGACCTCGTGGCGACGGTGCCGGACTACGCGGTCGACGCGGCGTAG
- a CDS encoding TetR/AcrR family transcriptional regulator, which produces MTRDAESTRRRIYSVALTLFRERGYAKTTMRQIAKEAGLSLGAAYHHFDSKQAIVGAYYAQQTEAHEAAARAAMKEAKDLRERLGFVMHTALDVRGADRELMRELAPLVVSAEETLGAFSDESESLRARSIGVFHEAVDDPAVPEDVREVFALALWGLQMGLLLYFSRDESPRQRKTRALVDGSLDLAVQVVRALALPMLAPMRAQLTRTLQDADLLPASR; this is translated from the coding sequence ATGACCCGCGACGCCGAGAGCACCCGGAGGCGGATCTACAGCGTGGCGCTGACGCTCTTTCGTGAGCGCGGCTACGCCAAGACGACGATGCGGCAGATCGCCAAGGAGGCGGGGCTGTCGCTGGGCGCGGCCTACCACCACTTCGACTCCAAGCAGGCCATCGTCGGCGCGTACTACGCGCAGCAGACCGAGGCGCACGAGGCGGCGGCGCGCGCGGCGATGAAGGAGGCGAAGGATCTCCGCGAGCGGCTCGGGTTCGTCATGCACACCGCGCTCGACGTGCGCGGGGCCGACCGCGAGCTGATGCGCGAGCTGGCTCCGCTGGTGGTGAGCGCGGAGGAGACGCTGGGCGCGTTCAGCGACGAGAGCGAGAGCCTGCGCGCCCGCTCGATCGGGGTCTTCCACGAGGCGGTCGACGACCCGGCGGTGCCCGAGGACGTGCGCGAGGTCTTCGCGCTGGCGCTCTGGGGCCTGCAGATGGGCCTCTTGCTCTACTTCTCCCGCGACGAGTCGCCCCGGCAGCGGAAGACGCGCGCGCTCGTGGACGGCTCGCTCGATCTCGCGGTCCAGGTGGTGCGCGCGCTCGCCCTCCCGATGCTCGCGCCGATGCGCGCGCAGTTGACCCGGACGCTCCAGGACGCGGACCTCTTGCCGGCCTCCCGCTGA
- a CDS encoding methyltransferase gives MDFGELTDDAIAGDWRITQRRRGHRYSLDDVATAWEAARAVPDAQRYADLGCGIGSVLLMVGYKLRPSSAAAIEAQAISHALAEKNLARNGFDAQLVRGDMRREDLLDALGGARFDLVTGTPPYLPPGRGSPSTDDQRTYARLEMRGGVEAYLQAAAGVLAEGGRFVVCCGAKTPERAIEGGRAAGLHPRHRRDVVPRAGKKGPLFTVWTFAHEPGALVEAPPLVARDADGARTEASHDLRRFFDLPVNVDEPPSP, from the coding sequence GTGGACTTCGGCGAGCTCACCGACGACGCCATCGCGGGCGACTGGCGCATCACCCAGCGTCGACGCGGGCACCGCTACTCGCTCGACGACGTCGCCACGGCGTGGGAGGCGGCGCGCGCCGTGCCCGACGCGCAGCGCTACGCCGACCTGGGCTGCGGCATCGGCTCGGTCCTGTTGATGGTGGGCTACAAGCTCCGCCCCTCCTCCGCGGCCGCCATCGAGGCGCAGGCCATCAGCCACGCGCTCGCCGAGAAGAACCTCGCCCGGAACGGCTTCGACGCGCAGCTCGTGCGCGGCGACATGCGGCGGGAGGATCTGCTCGACGCGCTGGGCGGCGCGCGCTTCGATCTCGTGACCGGCACGCCGCCCTACCTCCCGCCCGGCCGCGGCTCGCCGTCCACCGACGATCAGCGCACCTACGCGCGGCTCGAGATGCGCGGCGGGGTCGAGGCCTACCTCCAGGCGGCGGCGGGCGTGCTCGCGGAGGGCGGTCGCTTCGTCGTGTGCTGCGGCGCCAAGACGCCCGAGCGCGCGATCGAGGGCGGGCGCGCCGCGGGGCTCCACCCGCGCCACCGCCGCGACGTGGTGCCGCGGGCCGGCAAGAAGGGCCCGCTGTTCACGGTGTGGACGTTCGCGCACGAGCCCGGCGCGCTGGTCGAGGCGCCGCCGCTGGTCGCGCGCGACGCGGACGGAGCGCGCACGGAGGCGAGCCACGATCTGCGCCGCTTCTTCGATCTGCCCGTGAACGTCGACGAGCCGCCCAGCCCGTGA
- a CDS encoding response regulator, with amino-acid sequence MASGTELLIVDGSDRDREGLRKFFDGKGYVCTAVGTADEAKALATKKFFPVALIDLDVGGEGHGVDLVRYVRSKSRPTAVILITSRASFDGAVEGLRAGVIDVVQKTRGQAEHLIRTVERAQERQAAQGGELYREVRAVLDDSFKVMLGLSRKVYAHLSLAATPLKPRVLIVDPEQEFLKELSQLVQDKDWDVAGEMNGGGALDRGSSTKLDIIATRDELPDLRGSMVIRSIQAQHGDVLGLLYTTEGDGKIERIEHGQVEDVDRPFTGAAQLIEKIDAVVEELGTRTQERRFIQAFSADHRDFLKRYAELKLKIDRLISD; translated from the coding sequence ATGGCATCCGGAACCGAGCTGTTGATCGTCGATGGCTCCGATCGCGACCGCGAGGGGCTGAGGAAGTTCTTCGACGGCAAGGGGTACGTCTGCACCGCGGTCGGCACGGCCGACGAGGCGAAGGCCCTCGCCACGAAGAAATTCTTCCCCGTCGCGCTGATCGATCTCGACGTGGGCGGCGAAGGGCACGGCGTCGATCTCGTGCGCTACGTGCGCAGCAAGTCACGGCCGACGGCGGTGATCCTCATCACGTCGCGCGCGTCGTTCGACGGCGCGGTCGAGGGCCTGCGCGCGGGCGTGATCGACGTCGTCCAGAAGACACGCGGGCAGGCGGAGCACCTCATCCGCACGGTGGAGCGCGCGCAGGAGCGCCAGGCCGCCCAGGGGGGCGAGCTCTACCGTGAGGTCCGCGCGGTGCTCGATGACTCCTTCAAGGTGATGCTGGGGCTGAGCCGGAAGGTCTACGCGCACCTCTCGCTCGCCGCGACGCCGCTGAAGCCGCGCGTCCTGATCGTCGACCCGGAGCAGGAGTTCCTGAAGGAGCTCAGCCAGCTGGTGCAGGACAAGGACTGGGACGTCGCGGGCGAGATGAACGGCGGCGGCGCCCTCGACCGGGGGAGCAGCACCAAGCTCGACATCATCGCCACGCGGGACGAGCTGCCCGACCTGCGCGGCAGCATGGTGATCCGGTCCATCCAGGCGCAGCACGGCGACGTGCTCGGGCTGCTCTACACCACCGAAGGCGACGGCAAGATCGAGCGCATCGAGCACGGACAGGTCGAGGACGTGGACCGGCCCTTCACGGGGGCGGCCCAGCTCATCGAGAAGATCGACGCGGTGGTCGAAGAGCTCGGCACGCGCACCCAGGAGCGGCGCTTCATCCAGGCCTTCAGCGCGGACCATCGGGACTTCCTGAAGCGGTACGCGGAGCTGAAGCTGAAGATCGACCGGCTGATCAGCGATTGA
- a CDS encoding helix-turn-helix domain-containing protein has protein sequence MPADAADDASSTQGRILSAALEVLDRKGPAHVGIRAIAERAKVSVGLVHHYFTSKDGLLEACVRKLYEALLEVEAEERAGLTEGELGEALAHATRRGYRIACQNRVLVRVVMRIVAERGGLPKTLRGTVQDRFLDGWSRIVSERTQRPMWEVRAQIHTVSSMTGRYAAASKAELASILGEPDLEEEELRRRIEEHLGWLASQVADAPR, from the coding sequence GTGCCCGCCGACGCCGCCGACGACGCCAGCTCGACCCAGGGTCGCATTCTGTCCGCGGCGCTGGAGGTGCTGGACCGCAAGGGCCCCGCGCACGTCGGCATCCGCGCCATCGCGGAGCGCGCGAAGGTCAGCGTGGGGCTCGTCCACCACTACTTCACCAGCAAGGACGGCCTGCTCGAGGCGTGCGTTCGAAAGCTCTACGAGGCGCTGCTCGAGGTGGAGGCGGAGGAGCGCGCGGGGCTCACCGAGGGAGAGCTCGGCGAGGCGCTCGCGCACGCCACGCGGCGCGGCTATCGCATCGCGTGCCAGAACCGCGTGCTCGTGCGGGTCGTGATGCGCATCGTCGCGGAGCGGGGCGGCCTCCCCAAGACGCTGCGCGGGACGGTGCAGGACCGGTTCCTCGACGGCTGGAGCCGCATCGTCTCCGAGCGCACGCAGCGACCCATGTGGGAGGTCCGCGCGCAGATCCACACCGTCAGCTCGATGACCGGGCGCTACGCGGCGGCGTCGAAGGCCGAGCTCGCCTCGATCCTCGGCGAGCCGGACCTCGAGGAAGAGGAGCTGCGCCGTCGCATCGAGGAGCACCTCGGGTGGCTGGCGAGCCAGGTCGCCGACGCGCCGCGCTGA
- a CDS encoding glutathione peroxidase produces the protein MTTLHDFRMKTLDGGETNFADLDGKVALVVNVASKCGLTPQYEGLQKLHEKYDGLAVLGFPCNQFGGQEPGSPEDIQSFCSTSYGVSFPMMAKIEVNGTGAHELYQWLKREETEPQPAGDITWNFEKFLVGKDGQVLARFSPKVAPDAPELVGAIEKALG, from the coding sequence ATGACGACTCTGCACGACTTCCGCATGAAGACCCTGGACGGTGGCGAGACCAACTTCGCCGATCTCGACGGCAAGGTCGCGCTCGTGGTGAACGTGGCCAGCAAGTGCGGCCTCACCCCGCAGTACGAGGGCCTCCAGAAGCTCCACGAGAAGTACGACGGCCTCGCCGTGCTCGGCTTCCCGTGCAACCAGTTCGGTGGCCAGGAGCCCGGCTCGCCCGAAGACATCCAGTCTTTTTGCAGCACGAGCTACGGCGTCTCGTTCCCGATGATGGCCAAGATCGAGGTCAACGGCACCGGCGCGCACGAGCTCTACCAGTGGCTGAAGCGCGAGGAGACCGAGCCGCAGCCGGCCGGCGACATCACCTGGAACTTCGAGAAGTTCCTCGTCGGCAAGGACGGCCAGGTCCTCGCCCGCTTCTCGCCCAAGGTCGCCCCCGACGCCCCGGAGCTCGTCGGCGCCATCGAGAAGGCGCTCGGCTGA